In Candidatus Micrarchaeia archaeon, one DNA window encodes the following:
- a CDS encoding ATPase, T2SS/T4P/T4SS family yields MFEKIPWGDRKKGEGTAERLGWSVVKEGEYKVGLPPLSVDEEAVVLATEKEYRKLVEERELAMEEVEAELGSAITKHAEAEGISLDREQRDYLAKYAKMHLYGFAFLDELLADDWIEEISVVGLGKPAYVFIRKSGWRKVNARFDDEKTLMDVVNKMAAKVGRRITLQHPRLDAMLPDGSRLHASLPPVSGGELTIRKFRENPFSPREIADSGTAGFGEMALLSMLMQTDCSLMVAGNTASGKTTTLNALFCFVPSDERVVIVEETPEINVPHPHQVRLAVNREMGIGLKDLVYDSLRMRPDRMVVGEVRSREEVEALFDVLLAGQARGTYATFHGQSARETLLRLGNMGVEKVDLPSIDVLVVQRRGVEYSKKSRKGRELRKITEICEIQGDGSPRPLVRSGKVDFGADVCERAAGALGLSRAEFRDELAGRAKWIARAPGEFQAFFESAQKRIYGM; encoded by the coding sequence CCGCCCCTGAGCGTGGATGAGGAAGCGGTGGTGCTGGCCACGGAAAAAGAGTATAGGAAACTGGTTGAGGAAAGGGAGCTTGCGATGGAGGAAGTGGAAGCCGAGCTGGGCTCTGCTATCACTAAGCATGCGGAAGCAGAGGGGATATCGCTTGACAGGGAGCAACGGGATTATTTGGCGAAATATGCGAAAATGCACCTGTACGGGTTCGCGTTCCTGGATGAGCTGCTTGCGGATGATTGGATAGAGGAGATAAGCGTGGTGGGGCTGGGCAAGCCGGCGTACGTTTTCATAAGGAAATCAGGTTGGCGGAAAGTGAATGCCAGGTTCGACGATGAAAAAACCCTCATGGACGTGGTGAACAAGATGGCTGCCAAGGTGGGCAGGAGGATAACGCTCCAGCATCCAAGGCTTGACGCGATGCTGCCTGACGGGTCCAGATTGCACGCGTCTCTCCCGCCGGTATCCGGAGGCGAGCTAACTATACGGAAGTTCAGGGAAAACCCTTTCTCGCCCAGGGAAATCGCGGATTCCGGCACCGCGGGTTTCGGCGAGATGGCGCTGCTTTCTATGCTCATGCAGACGGATTGTTCGCTCATGGTGGCTGGAAACACAGCGAGCGGGAAAACGACCACGCTCAACGCGCTGTTCTGCTTCGTGCCCTCGGACGAAAGAGTGGTCATAGTGGAGGAAACCCCGGAGATAAACGTGCCGCATCCCCACCAGGTGCGGCTCGCGGTGAACAGGGAGATGGGAATAGGGCTGAAGGACTTGGTGTACGACAGTTTGCGCATGAGGCCGGACAGGATGGTGGTCGGGGAGGTGCGGTCCAGGGAGGAGGTGGAGGCGCTTTTCGACGTGCTGCTCGCAGGGCAGGCGCGGGGCACTTACGCGACATTTCACGGGCAGAGCGCGCGGGAAACCCTGCTGAGGCTGGGAAACATGGGCGTTGAGAAGGTGGACCTTCCCAGCATTGACGTGCTGGTAGTGCAGAGGAGAGGGGTGGAATACTCGAAAAAATCCAGGAAGGGCAGGGAACTCAGGAAAATAACTGAAATTTGCGAAATCCAGGGGGATGGAAGCCCCAGGCCGCTTGTGCGGAGCGGGAAGGTGGACTTCGGGGCTGATGTGTGCGAACGGGCGGCCGGGGCGCTGGGATTGAGCAGGGCCGAATTCAGGGATGAACTGGCTGGAAGGGCGAAATGGATTGCAAGGGCGCCGGGTGAATTCCAGGCTTTCTTTGAAAGCGCGCAGAAGCGAATTTACGGGATGTGA